From one Nonomuraea polychroma genomic stretch:
- a CDS encoding UTRA domain-containing protein, translated as MDVKTLRDVAQVSDPVERARILSRLMTEEQVLVTEAAKMRRQAIAEARQSGMSLEEIAGRLGVSPGRISQMRKGPAARAPEGPDAPAPRVLVQRALPTEPAVRGSKSLFLAEAERQGLKAGRRMLYVGLEPASDHVAACLRVAPGTEVVARRKMMTANDVPVRIATSYFRADLFGGTRLAEPEFVQPSLQSALIALGYAFGHAEENLTARPPTAFERETLELDPGEWIVQVLRAGYSRDDTPVHVLETICAANRHVFPIGQVSGHDEF; from the coding sequence ATGGACGTGAAGACGCTGAGGGACGTCGCGCAGGTGAGCGACCCCGTGGAGCGAGCCCGCATCCTCAGCCGGTTGATGACCGAGGAGCAGGTCCTGGTCACCGAGGCCGCCAAGATGCGGCGGCAGGCCATCGCGGAAGCGCGGCAATCCGGCATGAGCCTGGAGGAGATCGCCGGGCGGTTGGGCGTCTCGCCCGGCCGGATCTCGCAGATGAGGAAGGGGCCGGCCGCCCGCGCCCCGGAAGGCCCTGACGCACCGGCGCCTCGGGTGCTGGTGCAGCGGGCGTTGCCGACCGAGCCCGCCGTTCGCGGTTCCAAGTCGCTGTTTCTGGCGGAAGCGGAGCGTCAGGGGCTCAAGGCCGGCCGCCGGATGCTCTACGTCGGGCTGGAGCCTGCCAGCGATCATGTCGCGGCCTGCCTGCGCGTCGCACCCGGGACGGAGGTCGTGGCCAGGCGGAAGATGATGACCGCCAATGACGTGCCTGTACGTATCGCGACCAGCTACTTCCGCGCCGACCTGTTCGGCGGCACCCGGCTCGCCGAGCCGGAGTTCGTGCAGCCGTCGCTGCAGTCGGCACTGATCGCACTCGGATACGCCTTCGGGCACGCGGAAGAGAACCTGACCGCCCGGCCGCCCACGGCCTTCGAGCGCGAGACCCTGGAGCTCGACCCTGGCGAGTGGATCGTCCAGGTGCTCCGGGCCGGCTACTCCCGTGACGACACGCCGGTTCACGTCCTTGAGACGATCTGCGCCGCGAACCGGCATGTCTTCCCCATCGGCCAGGTCTCCGGACACGACGAGTTCTGA
- a CDS encoding ABC transporter substrate-binding protein, with amino-acid sequence MKSRYVVAFTAVVALLSACGVIRGDDEGSKGGAQAPGVTTEPCPNAVDRNKGCIYLGTISDLTAGPFAALAVPITDAQKAFWARVNKAGGIGGKYEVDVTRYVRDNKYNPEVHRQVYNEIKDQVLGLAQTLGSPTTAAIIGDLKANNIVAAPASWTSAWEFEDVILESGSNYCVEAMNSVDYAVETYKPKSVMAVHLAGDYGADAAAGAKIAAERNGLEFTSVETPTGANEQGRAITEITKNKPDLVILTTGPADAATIIGQAAAAGYKGRFIGTGPTWNPALLKSPAAPALKALYEQSAPGKPWGAETPGHQAMREALPNVSANDGYTSGWAWAYPLKAALDKMVASGDVSRKGLLAAVKTLKTVDYEGMLPPEAGNYADDANTATFRQTLISKVDDQAPTGVSIVKDFFTGETAKSYTFDGPCFAKL; translated from the coding sequence ATGAAGAGTCGCTATGTGGTGGCGTTCACCGCGGTGGTGGCACTTCTGTCCGCATGCGGCGTCATCCGGGGGGACGACGAGGGCAGCAAGGGCGGCGCGCAGGCTCCAGGGGTCACCACGGAGCCCTGCCCGAACGCGGTCGATCGCAACAAGGGCTGCATCTACCTCGGCACGATCTCCGACCTCACCGCGGGCCCGTTCGCCGCGCTGGCCGTGCCGATCACCGACGCGCAGAAGGCCTTCTGGGCCCGCGTCAACAAGGCCGGCGGCATCGGCGGCAAGTATGAAGTGGACGTGACCCGCTACGTCCGGGACAACAAGTACAACCCGGAGGTGCACCGGCAGGTCTACAACGAGATCAAGGACCAGGTGCTCGGCCTGGCCCAGACGCTCGGCTCGCCCACGACCGCCGCCATCATCGGCGACCTCAAGGCCAACAACATCGTCGCCGCCCCGGCCTCGTGGACCTCCGCGTGGGAGTTCGAGGACGTGATCCTCGAGTCCGGGTCGAACTACTGCGTCGAGGCCATGAACTCCGTGGACTACGCGGTGGAGACGTACAAGCCGAAGTCGGTCATGGCCGTGCACCTGGCCGGCGACTACGGCGCGGACGCCGCCGCGGGCGCCAAGATCGCCGCCGAGCGCAACGGCCTGGAGTTCACCAGCGTGGAGACCCCGACCGGCGCGAACGAGCAGGGCCGCGCCATCACCGAGATCACCAAGAACAAGCCCGACCTGGTGATCCTCACCACGGGCCCGGCCGACGCCGCGACGATCATCGGCCAGGCGGCCGCGGCCGGCTACAAGGGCCGGTTCATCGGCACCGGCCCCACCTGGAACCCCGCGCTGCTGAAGTCCCCCGCCGCCCCAGCACTGAAGGCCCTGTACGAGCAGTCAGCCCCGGGGAAGCCGTGGGGCGCCGAAACGCCCGGCCACCAGGCCATGCGGGAGGCGCTCCCGAACGTGTCCGCCAATGACGGATACACCTCCGGCTGGGCCTGGGCGTATCCGCTGAAGGCGGCACTCGACAAGATGGTGGCGAGCGGGGACGTCAGCAGGAAGGGCCTGCTGGCGGCCGTGAAGACCCTGAAGACGGTGGACTACGAGGGCATGCTGCCCCCGGAGGCCGGAAATTACGCGGACGACGCCAACACGGCGACGTTCCGCCAGACGTTGATCAGCAAGGTAGACGACCAGGCGCCGACCGGCGTCTCGATCGTCAAGGACTTCTTCACGGGCGAGACCGCGAAGTCGTACACCTTCGACGGCCCCTGCTTCGCCAAGCTGTAG
- a CDS encoding branched-chain amino acid ABC transporter permease, whose amino-acid sequence MTDTRSAAAPAAADIPTGRSRKVRGRPLLYTSYAQDMALLDTRAKRVWTGVLVLLAFALAVLLQDRSLEVLAGAYVLAIGAIGLNIVTGYAGQVSLGHAFFVAIGAYTAAALSGPVDGDRLGYGIAEIWIWLPAAGLVAAAAGVLVAPLATRLRGLYLAVVTLGLVFLGEHVFKEWQELTGGPGVGREAAIPQLFGTRLDQDGPLGTKEQTLYVLMLVLLIVFAVAARNLARSRIGRAFAAIRDRDIAAEVIGVPLTRYKVLAFGISSFYAGCAGGLLYTISGYVEPGSFSLLMSVQFIAMVLIGGVATVSGAIAGALFISLLQPLTRSLPSLVPFVSGDTTQTPNVFQVETVLYGLLIVLFLIFEPRGLFGLWIRIRNYWKSWPFSY is encoded by the coding sequence ATGACCGACACGCGCTCCGCGGCGGCCCCGGCCGCCGCTGACATACCGACCGGCCGGTCTCGCAAGGTACGCGGCCGGCCGCTGCTCTACACCTCCTACGCCCAGGACATGGCCCTGCTCGACACCCGGGCCAAACGGGTGTGGACGGGGGTGCTGGTGCTGCTCGCGTTCGCGCTGGCGGTGCTGCTGCAGGACCGGTCGCTGGAGGTGCTGGCGGGGGCGTACGTGCTGGCCATCGGGGCGATCGGGCTCAACATCGTCACCGGGTACGCCGGCCAGGTCTCCCTCGGCCACGCCTTCTTCGTCGCCATCGGCGCCTACACCGCCGCCGCCCTGTCGGGGCCGGTCGACGGCGATCGGCTCGGCTACGGGATCGCGGAGATCTGGATCTGGCTGCCTGCCGCCGGACTGGTCGCCGCCGCGGCCGGGGTGCTCGTCGCCCCGCTGGCCACCCGCCTGCGCGGCCTGTACCTGGCCGTCGTCACGCTCGGCCTGGTCTTCCTCGGCGAGCACGTCTTCAAGGAGTGGCAGGAGCTCACCGGCGGCCCCGGCGTCGGCCGGGAGGCGGCGATCCCGCAACTCTTCGGCACGCGCCTGGACCAGGACGGCCCGCTCGGCACCAAGGAGCAGACTCTGTACGTCCTCATGCTGGTGCTGCTCATCGTCTTCGCCGTCGCCGCCCGCAACCTGGCCCGCTCCCGCATCGGCCGCGCCTTCGCCGCCATCCGCGACCGCGACATCGCGGCCGAGGTCATCGGGGTGCCGTTGACGCGGTACAAGGTGCTGGCGTTCGGGATCTCCTCCTTCTACGCCGGATGCGCGGGCGGCCTGCTCTACACGATCTCCGGGTACGTCGAGCCGGGCTCGTTCAGCCTGCTCATGTCGGTGCAGTTCATCGCGATGGTCCTGATCGGCGGCGTGGCTACCGTGTCCGGGGCGATCGCGGGCGCGTTGTTCATCTCGCTGTTGCAGCCCCTCACCAGGTCGCTGCCCTCGCTGGTGCCGTTCGTCAGCGGCGACACCACGCAGACCCCCAACGTGTTCCAGGTCGAGACCGTGCTGTACGGGCTGCTGATCGTGCTGTTCCTCATCTTCGAGCCGCGCGGCCTGTTCGGTCTGTGGATCCGGATCCGCAACTACTGGAAATCCTGGCCTTTTTCATACTGA
- a CDS encoding branched-chain amino acid ABC transporter permease translates to MKGLLETVIRGLGNGSVYALLALGFVIIYKATRVISFAQPALMLAGAVAVSYLAEVTGFYAAVLLSALLIALVALGIERVAIRPMVGRPVFVVAIITLGIDVVVRVVVNAFIGRDVRQMGDPWGFTQVSLGPLVVQQRWLAMLLVTAVLVGLLFAFFRFTKYGLAMRAAAFDQEIALAQGVSVGMVFALSWGLAGFLAAIAGMFVGTGQGVEQLTWVIALKALPAIIVGGLDSLGGAVVGGLVVGVVESLFQSYQGDVAPWLGQNFAVVSPYVVMLIVLLVRPYGLFGTREVERV, encoded by the coding sequence GTGAAGGGGCTGCTGGAGACGGTCATCAGGGGCCTGGGCAACGGGTCGGTGTACGCGTTGCTCGCGCTCGGGTTCGTGATCATCTACAAGGCGACGCGGGTGATCAGCTTCGCGCAGCCCGCGCTGATGCTGGCCGGGGCCGTCGCGGTGAGCTACCTGGCGGAGGTGACCGGGTTCTACGCGGCCGTGCTGCTGTCGGCGCTGCTCATCGCTCTCGTGGCGCTCGGCATCGAGCGGGTGGCGATCAGGCCCATGGTGGGGCGGCCGGTGTTCGTCGTGGCGATCATCACGCTCGGCATCGACGTCGTCGTGCGGGTGGTGGTCAATGCCTTCATCGGCAGGGACGTGCGGCAGATGGGCGATCCATGGGGGTTCACCCAGGTCTCGCTCGGGCCGCTGGTCGTGCAGCAGCGCTGGCTGGCCATGCTGCTGGTCACCGCGGTGCTGGTCGGGCTGCTGTTCGCGTTCTTCCGCTTCACCAAGTACGGCCTGGCCATGCGGGCGGCGGCCTTCGACCAGGAGATCGCCCTGGCGCAGGGCGTGTCCGTCGGCATGGTGTTCGCGCTGTCGTGGGGGCTGGCCGGTTTCCTGGCGGCGATCGCCGGAATGTTCGTCGGCACCGGGCAGGGCGTGGAGCAGCTGACCTGGGTGATCGCGTTGAAGGCGCTGCCGGCGATCATCGTGGGCGGGCTCGACTCGCTCGGCGGCGCCGTGGTGGGCGGGCTGGTGGTCGGCGTCGTGGAGTCGCTGTTCCAGTCGTACCAAGGGGATGTCGCGCCCTGGCTGGGACAGAACTTCGCGGTCGTCTCGCCGTACGTGGTGATGCTGATCGTGTTGCTGGTCAGGCCGTACGGCCTGTTCGGGACCCGGGAGGTCGAGCGGGTATGA
- a CDS encoding AMP-dependent synthetase/ligase has protein sequence MTIVDRVRERAMTTPDAVAMRHKDFGIWQEVTWAAYWTHVELVAHALLALGVEPGDRVAIHAENRPEWLYGDLGTVAVRGITVGLYPTNPTAEVAYLLADSGATILIAEDQEQVDKALAVLGECPDLRRIVYIEPRGIRGRYDDEVLMSWPELLALGAEHRAAHPDAVERRMAEAAPGDVATLIYTSGTTGPPKGVMLTIGNVEFAVDTLVTGGGFTSPPPSERDLALSYLPLCHVAERAFTVWFNSAAGVQVNFAESIDTVQANLREVQPTILFGVPRIWEKVLAQVNIKLESASPVKRAIARLWLRVADRIGDTLVRTGGRHTLWTRVAYGIGWVFCYRALRERLGMRRVRYAASGAAPIAPDVLKFYMGIGIPMHEVYGMSENTAIATANRPGRVRLGTVGEPHPGIELKIDEATGEIMTRHPGNFAGYWRNPRATADVLDPDGWLHTGDVGEWVEGTHVRITDRMKDIIITAGGKNVAPSEIENALKASPYLKEAVVIGDQRPYLVALIGIEPDTVGEWARRRGLPYTTYRDLSEKPETRELVREIINEVNARFASVEQVKRFAFLPKELDHEDGELTATQKVKRSAIAKLFEDLVEGMYTR, from the coding sequence ATGACGATCGTGGACAGGGTGCGGGAGCGGGCCATGACGACGCCTGACGCGGTCGCCATGCGGCACAAGGACTTCGGCATCTGGCAGGAGGTCACCTGGGCGGCGTACTGGACGCACGTCGAGCTGGTCGCGCACGCCCTCCTCGCGCTCGGCGTCGAACCTGGCGACCGGGTGGCCATCCACGCGGAGAACCGCCCGGAATGGCTCTACGGCGACCTCGGCACGGTCGCCGTGCGCGGCATCACGGTCGGCCTCTACCCGACGAACCCCACCGCAGAGGTCGCCTACCTGCTGGCCGACTCCGGCGCCACGATCCTCATCGCCGAGGACCAGGAGCAGGTCGACAAGGCCCTTGCCGTCCTCGGCGAATGCCCTGACCTGCGGCGCATCGTCTACATCGAGCCGCGCGGCATCCGCGGCCGCTACGACGACGAGGTCCTCATGTCCTGGCCGGAGCTGCTCGCCCTGGGCGCCGAGCACCGGGCCGCGCATCCGGACGCGGTGGAACGCCGCATGGCGGAAGCGGCGCCCGGCGACGTGGCGACGCTCATCTACACCTCCGGCACCACCGGGCCGCCGAAGGGCGTCATGCTCACCATCGGCAACGTCGAGTTCGCCGTGGACACCCTCGTCACGGGCGGCGGCTTCACCTCGCCGCCGCCGTCGGAACGCGACCTGGCGCTGTCGTACCTGCCGCTGTGCCACGTCGCCGAGCGGGCGTTCACCGTGTGGTTCAACTCGGCGGCCGGCGTGCAGGTGAACTTCGCCGAGTCCATCGACACCGTCCAGGCCAACCTGCGGGAGGTGCAGCCGACGATCCTGTTCGGGGTGCCGCGCATCTGGGAGAAGGTGCTCGCCCAGGTCAACATCAAGCTGGAGTCGGCCTCGCCGGTCAAGCGGGCGATCGCCCGGCTCTGGCTGCGGGTGGCCGACCGGATCGGCGACACGCTGGTACGCACCGGCGGCCGGCACACGCTCTGGACGCGGGTGGCGTACGGGATCGGGTGGGTGTTCTGCTATCGCGCGCTACGCGAGCGGCTCGGCATGCGGCGGGTGCGCTACGCCGCCTCAGGCGCCGCGCCGATCGCGCCCGACGTGCTCAAGTTCTACATGGGGATCGGCATCCCCATGCACGAGGTGTACGGGATGAGCGAGAACACAGCCATCGCCACCGCCAACCGCCCCGGCCGGGTGCGCCTCGGCACGGTCGGGGAGCCGCACCCCGGCATCGAGCTGAAGATCGACGAGGCCACCGGCGAGATCATGACCCGGCATCCCGGCAACTTCGCCGGCTACTGGCGCAACCCGCGCGCCACCGCCGACGTGCTCGATCCCGACGGCTGGCTGCACACCGGCGACGTGGGCGAGTGGGTGGAGGGCACGCACGTGCGCATCACCGACCGGATGAAGGACATCATCATCACGGCCGGCGGCAAGAACGTCGCGCCCAGCGAGATCGAGAACGCGCTGAAGGCGTCGCCGTACCTGAAGGAGGCCGTCGTCATCGGCGACCAGCGGCCGTACCTGGTGGCGTTGATCGGGATCGAGCCGGACACGGTGGGGGAGTGGGCGCGGCGGCGCGGCCTGCCGTACACCACGTATCGGGACCTGTCGGAGAAGCCGGAGACGCGGGAGCTCGTCCGGGAGATCATCAACGAGGTGAACGCCCGGTTCGCCTCGGTCGAGCAGGTCAAACGGTTCGCGTTCCTGCCGAAGGAGCTCGACCACGAGGACGGCGAGCTGACCGCAACCCAGAAGGTCAAGCGCAGTGCCATCGCCAAGCTGTTCGAGGACCTGGTGGAAGGGATGTACACCCGGTGA
- a CDS encoding ABC transporter ATP-binding protein, with amino-acid sequence MALLTFEDVHLSFAGVKAVDGVSFEVGQAELLAVIGPNGAGKTSIFNVLSGVYRPQRGRVTFLGENLLLKRPHEIAALGLARTFQNVELFHNLTVLDNLMLGRHHHFRYGAFSALLWYGRARRAELAARAKVEDIIDFLELEAWRRHPVRLLPYGIQKRVELGRALAMEPRLLLLDEPVAGMNLEETEDMARFVLDIRDELGIPIVLVEHDMGLVMDLADRVLVLDFGRPVALGSPAEVQQDPNVIEAYLGGAA; translated from the coding sequence ATGGCTCTCCTGACGTTCGAGGACGTGCACCTGAGCTTCGCCGGCGTCAAGGCCGTCGACGGCGTCTCCTTCGAGGTCGGACAGGCGGAGCTGCTGGCCGTCATCGGGCCGAACGGCGCCGGCAAGACCTCGATCTTCAACGTGCTCTCCGGCGTCTACCGGCCCCAGCGCGGCCGGGTCACCTTCCTCGGCGAGAACCTGCTGCTCAAGCGGCCGCACGAGATCGCCGCGCTGGGCCTGGCCAGGACGTTCCAGAACGTCGAGCTGTTCCACAACCTCACCGTCCTGGACAACCTCATGCTGGGCCGCCACCACCACTTCCGCTACGGCGCGTTCTCCGCCCTCCTCTGGTACGGGCGCGCCCGGCGCGCCGAGCTGGCCGCCCGCGCCAAGGTCGAGGACATCATCGACTTCCTCGAACTGGAGGCCTGGCGCCGCCACCCCGTGCGGCTGCTCCCGTACGGGATCCAGAAGCGGGTCGAGCTCGGCCGGGCCCTCGCCATGGAGCCGCGGCTGCTGCTGCTCGACGAGCCGGTGGCCGGCATGAATCTGGAGGAGACCGAGGACATGGCCAGGTTCGTCCTCGACATCCGCGATGAACTGGGCATTCCGATCGTGCTCGTGGAGCACGACATGGGGCTCGTGATGGACCTGGCCGACCGGGTGCTCGTGCTCGACTTCGGCCGCCCCGTCGCGCTCGGCAGCCCGGCCGAGGTGCAGCAGGACCCGAACGTGATCGAGGCGTACCTGGGAGGCGCCGCATGA
- a CDS encoding ABC transporter ATP-binding protein produces the protein MLEVRNLEVVYDDVMLVLRGVSLNVPPGSIVALLGANGAGKTTLLRALSGLLDVHDGEITKGGVTLEGEPIHHLKPAQIVRRGVSQVMEGRRILSELTVEENLKVGGHTATASHLDRVYGLFPLLRERRKSVAGYLSGGEQQMLAVGRALMAGPTYLLLDEPSLGLAPSLVGQIRDLIVEINRQGTTVLLVEQNATMALSIASHGYVMETGKIVMDKPAKELLADDDIKEFYLGAVRSFREVKHYKRRKRWLS, from the coding sequence TTGCTGGAGGTACGCAACCTCGAGGTCGTCTACGACGACGTGATGCTCGTGCTGCGCGGCGTGAGCCTCAACGTCCCCCCGGGCTCGATCGTGGCCCTGCTCGGCGCGAACGGCGCGGGCAAGACCACACTGCTGCGCGCCCTGTCCGGACTGCTCGACGTGCACGACGGCGAGATCACCAAGGGTGGCGTCACCCTGGAGGGCGAGCCCATCCACCACCTGAAGCCCGCCCAGATCGTCCGGCGCGGGGTGAGCCAGGTGATGGAGGGCCGCCGCATCCTGTCCGAGCTGACCGTCGAGGAGAACCTCAAAGTCGGCGGCCACACCGCGACCGCCTCCCACCTGGACCGCGTCTACGGGCTGTTCCCGCTGCTGCGCGAGCGGCGCAAGAGCGTGGCCGGCTACCTGTCGGGCGGCGAGCAGCAGATGCTGGCCGTCGGCCGCGCCCTCATGGCGGGCCCGACGTACCTGCTGCTCGACGAGCCCAGCCTGGGCCTCGCGCCGTCCCTGGTCGGCCAGATACGCGACCTCATCGTCGAGATCAACCGGCAGGGCACCACGGTCCTGCTGGTCGAGCAGAACGCCACCATGGCCCTGTCCATCGCCTCCCACGGCTACGTCATGGAGACCGGGAAGATCGTCATGGACAAGCCGGCGAAGGAACTGCTCGCCGACGATGACATCAAGGAGTTCTACCTCGGGGCCGTCCGGTCCTTCCGCGAGGTCAAGCACTACAAGCGGAGGAAACGATGGCTCTCCTGA
- a CDS encoding UBP-type zinc finger domain-containing protein → MAMCEHLSHSGDPAANTPEGCEECLAEGGRWVHLRRCLECGHIGCCDSSPAKHATAHFHATNHPVIQSFERGEDWRWCFVDSQMG, encoded by the coding sequence ATGGCAATGTGCGAGCATCTTTCCCATTCAGGCGACCCCGCGGCGAACACGCCGGAGGGTTGCGAGGAGTGCCTCGCCGAGGGCGGCCGCTGGGTGCACCTGCGGCGCTGCTTGGAATGCGGTCACATCGGGTGCTGCGACTCCTCGCCTGCCAAGCACGCCACCGCCCACTTCCACGCGACGAACCATCCGGTGATCCAGTCGTTCGAGCGTGGCGAGGACTGGCGGTGGTGCTTCGTGGACAGCCAGATGGGTTAG
- a CDS encoding Na+/H+ antiporter gives MSPILVLQLLLVAGGAIAVAAVARRKGWPAPLLLVAAGLLASPLVPAVPLDPELVLFVFLPPLLYSAALDSSYLRLRDVKRAVLLLSIGLVLFTTAVVGLLVHLLLPDLPLALAFALGAIVAPPDAVAAVAVGRRLGLPRRTLTILIGESLFNDATALTAYRVAIGAAVGGTVDLFQSVGAFLLAAVGGVAIGLALAFVFAWVFQHTRDSLVENTLMLLIPFAAFAAAETVHASGVIAVVIIGLYLGYRMHLRGFGTRLVSDAVWKVTDFFLETIVFVLIGLQLVTVIQGISGYSAWAVAGYAAAVLAVTILSRFVWVFTATSVIKLVAKNTTQPAPTTKQAVILSWAGMRGVVSLAAAFAIPPEVPPRDRAMLLFLTFTTVIGTLLIQGTTFPALIRRLGVTTERERYEDRLAEAAAQQAALEAGLAELDRLVAEEGEPDEIQKQVIDQLREKSWRRSLTAWERLGGGTGQGGAETPSALYRRLRRDMLQAERQVFVRMRDERRLDDEVLREVMAQLDFEEAILER, from the coding sequence GTGAGTCCCATCCTGGTCCTGCAGCTGCTGCTGGTGGCCGGCGGTGCCATCGCGGTGGCCGCTGTGGCGCGGCGCAAGGGCTGGCCGGCCCCGCTGCTGCTGGTGGCCGCGGGGTTGCTGGCCTCGCCGCTGGTGCCCGCGGTGCCGCTGGATCCCGAGCTGGTGCTGTTCGTGTTCCTGCCGCCGCTGCTCTACTCGGCCGCGCTCGACAGCTCCTACCTGCGCCTGCGTGACGTCAAGCGGGCCGTGCTGCTGCTGTCGATCGGGCTGGTCCTGTTCACGACGGCCGTGGTCGGGTTGCTCGTGCACCTGCTGCTGCCGGACCTGCCGCTGGCACTGGCGTTCGCGCTCGGCGCCATCGTCGCGCCGCCCGACGCGGTGGCCGCCGTCGCGGTCGGCCGGCGGCTCGGCCTGCCGCGCAGGACGCTGACGATCCTGATCGGGGAGAGCCTGTTCAACGACGCCACCGCGCTGACGGCCTACCGGGTGGCCATCGGGGCGGCCGTGGGCGGCACCGTGGACCTGTTCCAGAGCGTCGGAGCGTTCCTCCTCGCGGCGGTGGGCGGGGTGGCGATCGGGCTGGCGCTGGCGTTCGTGTTCGCCTGGGTGTTCCAGCACACGCGTGACTCGCTGGTCGAAAACACGCTGATGTTGCTGATCCCGTTCGCCGCCTTCGCCGCGGCCGAGACCGTGCACGCCTCCGGCGTGATCGCGGTGGTGATCATCGGCCTCTACCTGGGCTACCGGATGCATCTGCGGGGGTTCGGCACCCGGCTGGTGTCGGACGCGGTGTGGAAGGTCACCGACTTCTTCCTCGAGACGATCGTGTTCGTGCTGATCGGCCTGCAGCTCGTGACCGTGATCCAGGGCATCTCCGGTTACAGCGCGTGGGCGGTCGCGGGCTACGCGGCGGCGGTGCTCGCGGTGACGATCCTCAGCAGGTTCGTCTGGGTGTTCACCGCGACGTCGGTGATCAAGCTCGTCGCCAAGAACACCACGCAGCCGGCGCCCACGACGAAGCAGGCGGTGATCCTGAGCTGGGCGGGGATGCGGGGCGTGGTGTCGCTGGCGGCGGCGTTCGCCATCCCGCCGGAGGTCCCTCCCCGCGACCGTGCCATGTTGTTGTTCCTGACGTTCACGACGGTGATCGGCACGCTGCTCATCCAGGGCACCACGTTCCCCGCGCTGATCAGGCGGCTGGGCGTGACGACCGAGCGGGAGCGCTACGAGGACCGCCTGGCCGAGGCGGCGGCCCAGCAGGCGGCGCTGGAGGCCGGACTGGCCGAGCTGGATCGGCTGGTCGCCGAGGAGGGCGAGCCCGACGAGATCCAGAAGCAGGTCATCGACCAGCTCAGGGAGAAGTCATGGCGGCGTTCGCTGACCGCGTGGGAGCGTCTGGGCGGCGGCACCGGACAGGGCGGCGCGGAGACCCCGAGCGCGCTCTACCGGCGGCTGCGCCGCGACATGCTGCAGGCCGAGCGCCAGGTCTTCGTCCGCATGCGTGACGAGCGGCGCCTGGACGACGAGGTGCTGCGTGAGGTGATGGCGCAGCTCGACTTCGAAGAGGCCATCCTGGAGCGTTAG